A region of Vitis vinifera cultivar Pinot Noir 40024 chromosome 13, ASM3070453v1 DNA encodes the following proteins:
- the LOC132252605 gene encoding putative disease resistance protein At3g14460, translated as MGLPPMLETLEIEKCHILETLPEGMTQNNTSLQSLYIEDCDSLTSLPIISSLKSLEIKQCRKVELPLPEETTQNYYPWLAYLRINRSCDSLTSFPLAFFTKLKTLHIWNCENLESFYIPDGLRNMDLTSLHKIKIDDCPNLVSFPQGGLRASNLRELFISNCKKLKSLPQRMHTLLTSLDKLWISDCPEIVSFPEGGLPTNLSSLHIGSCYKLMESRKEWGLQTLPSLRRLVIVGGTEGGLESFSEEWLLLPSTLFSLDISDFPDLKSLDNLGLENLTSLERLVIWNCDKLKSFPKQGLPASLSVLEIYRCPLLKKRCQRDKGKEWRKIAHIPSIEMVDLDD; from the coding sequence ATGGGGCTGCCCCCCATGCTTGAAACCCTTGAAATAGAAAAGTGCCACATTCTAGAGACCCTACCGGAGGGAATGACTCAAAATAATACCAGTCTCCAGAGCTTGTACATAGAAGATTGTGATTCTCTTACGTCTTTGCCCATCATCTCTTCATtgaaatcacttgaaatcaAGCAGTGTCGGAAAGTAGAGTTACCCCTTCCTGAGGAGACCACGCAAAACTACTACCCTTGGCTTGCCTATTTACGTATAAATAGAAGTTGTGATTCTCTCACGTCCTTTCCATTAGCCTTCTTCACAAAGCTTAAGACACTTCATATCTGGAATTGTGAAAATCTGGAGTCCTTTTACATTCCAGATGGACTTCGCAACATGGATCTCACATCTCTCCACAAAATCAAAATCGATGATTGCCCGAATCTGGTGTCTTTTCCACAAGGAGGATTGCGAGCTTCCAACCTGAGAGAACTTTTTATCAGCAATTGCAAGAAGCTTAAGTCACTGCCCCAACGGATGCACACCCTCCTTACATCGCTTGACAAGTTGTGGATAAGTGATTGTCCAGAAATTGTTTCATTTCCGGAAGGGGGTTTGCCGACTAATCTATCCTCACTTCACATCGGGTCTTGCTACAAGCTTATGGAATCTCGGAAGGAATGGGGCTTACAAACACTTCCCTCCCTTAGACGATTGGTTATCGTTGGAGGTACAGAAGGAGGGTTGGAGTCATTTTCCGAGGAGTGGCTGCTGCTGCCCTCCACTCTCTTCTCTCTCGACATTTCGGATTTTCCAGATCTGAAATCCCTGGACAATCTGGGGCTTGAGAACCTCACATCTCTCGAACGTCTCGTGATTTGGAACTGCGATAAGTTGAAGTCCTTTCCGAAACAGGGGCTGCCCGCCTCCCTCTCTGTTCTCGAGATTTATAGATGTCCTCTGCTGAAAAAACGGTGCCAAAGGGATAAAGGGAAAGAATGGCGCAAGATTGCTCATATCCCCAGCATAGAAATGGTGGATCTCGATGACTGA
- the LOC100263478 gene encoding putative disease resistance RPP13-like protein 1, which produces MFVAEAVGSSFLGVLIDKLIASPLLEYARRKKVDTTLEEWRRTLTHIEAVLHDAENKQIREKAVKVWLDDLKSLAYDIEDVVDEFDTKARQRSLTEGPQASTSKVRKLIPTYGALDPRALSFNKKMGEKIKKITRELDAIAKRRLDLPLREGVGGVSFGMEERLQTTSSVVESRIHGRDADKEKIVELMLSNEATGGDRVSVFSIVGMGGIGKTTLAQIIYNDCRVENRFEKRAWVCVSDDFDVVGITKKILESFTQSQCESKNLELLQEKLKNEMKEKRFFLVLDDVWNENLNHWDVLQAPFYVGAQGSVVLVTTRNENVASIMRTRPSYQLGHLTDEECWLLFSQQAFKNLNSDACQNLESIGRKIAKKCKGLPLAVKTLAGLLRSKQDSTAWNEVLNNDVWDLPNEQNSILPALNLSYYYLPTTLKRCFAYCSIFPKDYVFEKEKLVLLWMAEGFLDGSKRGETIEEFGSMCFDNLLSRSFFQRYHNNDSQFVMHDLIHDLTQFTSGKFCFRLVGEQQNQIQIYKEIRHSSYIWQYSKVFKKVKSFLDIYSLRTFLALPPYSDAARNFYLSKEVSHCLLSTLRCLRVLSLSHYDIEELPHSIKNLKHLRYLDLSHTSIITLPESITTLFNLQTLMLSECRYLVDLPTKMGRLINLRHLKIDGTKLERMPMEMSRMKNLRTLTTFVVGKHTGSRVGELRDLSHLSGTLTIFKLQNVMDARDAFESNMKGKECLDKLELNWEDDNAIAGDSHDAASVLEKLQPHSNLKELSIGCYYGAKFPSWLGEPSFINMVSLQLFNCKNCASLPPLGQLRSLQNLSIVKNDVLQKVGQEFYGNGPSSFKPFGSLQTLVFEEISEWEEWDCFGVEGGEFPHLNELRIESCPKLKGDLPKHLPVLTSLVILECGQLVCQLPEAPSIQKLNLKECDEVVLSTCLQ; this is translated from the coding sequence ATGTTTGTGGCTGAGGCAGTTGGATCTTCCTTCCTTGGTGTGTTGATTGACAAGTTGATCGCCTCCCCGCTGTTAGAGTACGCTCGCCGGAAAAAAGTTGACACAACACTCGAAGAATGGAGGAGGACGTTGACCCATATTGAAGCAGTGCTGCATGATGCTGAGAACAAGCAGATCAGGGAGAAAGCAGTGAAAGTTTGGCTGGATGACCTCAAATCTTTGGCTTATGACATTGAAGATGTGGTGGATGAGTTTGATACTAAAGCCAGGCAAAGGAGTTTGACAGAAGGCCCTCAAGCCAGCACAAGCAAGGTACGCAAGCTCATCCCAACTTATGGTGCTTTGGATCCTAGAGCTCTGTCATTTAACAAAAAGATGggtgaaaaaataaagaaaatcacaAGGGAGTTAGATGCGATTGCCAAACGGAGACTTGACCTTCCTTTGAGAGAGGGTGTTGGAGGGGTGTCGTTTGGAATGGAAGAAAGGTTACAGACTACTTCTTCAGTAGTTGAGTCTCGTATTCATGGTAGGGATGCTGATAAGGAGAAGATCGTTGAATTGATGCTGTCAAATGAAGCAACCGGGGGTGATAGAGTTTCTGTCTTTTCCATAGTTGGCATGGGCGGGATCGGCAAGACAACCCTGGCTCAGATCATCTACAATGACTGCAGGGTGGAGAATCGTTTTGAAAAGAGAGCTTGGGTTTGTGTTTCGGATGATTTTGATGTTGTagggataacaaaaaaaattcttgagtcCTTCACACAAAGTCAATGTGAATCTAAAAACTTGGAATTGCttcaagaaaaattgaagaatgaaATGAAGGAGAAAAGATTTTTCCTTGTTCTAGATGACGTATGGAACGAGAATCTCAACCATTGGGATGTCCTACAAGCTCCTTTTTACGTCGGAGCACAAGGCAGCGTGGTCTTAGTAACAACTCGCAATGAGAATGTGGCATCAATTATGCGAACAAGGCCTTCTTATCAGCTTGGTCATCTAACTGATGAAGAATGTTGGTTATTGTTCTCACAGCAGGCCTTCAAAAATCTAAATTCAGATGCATGCCAAAACTTGGAATCGATTGGTAGGAAGATagcaaaaaaatgcaaaggTTTGCCTTTGGCGGTGAAGACTCTTGCAGGTTTATTACGCTCTAAACAGGATAGCACTGCTTGGAATGAAGTGTTAAACAATGATGTATGGGATTTGCCAAATGAGCAAAATAGTATTCTTCCCGCTTTGAATTTGAGTTATTATTATCTCCCTACAACATTAAAGCGATGTTTTGCATACTGTTCCATATTCCCCAAGGACTATGTGTTTGAAAAGGAGAAGTTAGTATTGTTATGGATGGCTGAAGGCTTCTTAGATGGCTCCAAAAGAGGGGAAACTATAGAAGAGTTTGGTAGCATGTGTTTCGATAATCTATTGTCAAGGTCATTCTTTCAAAGATACCATAACAATGATTCTCAATTTGTGATGCATGATCTGATTCATGATTTGACACAATTTACATcaggaaaattttgttttagattGGTGGGCGAAcaacaaaatcaaattcaaatttataaagAGATTCGACATTCTTCGTACATTTGGCAATATTCCAAAGTCTTCAAGAAAGTTAAATCATTTCTTGACATCTATAGTCTACGGACCTTCCTAGCACTGCCTCCTTATTCTGATGCTGCTCGTAATTTCTATTTAAGCAAGGAGGTCTCACATTGTTTGTTGTCAACATTGAGGTGTTTGCGGGTTTTGTCTTTGAGTCACTATGACATTGAAGAATTGCCCCACTcgattaaaaatttgaaacacCTACGCTATCTGGACCTCTCTCATACTTCAATTATAACACTGCCTGAATCAATAACTACTCTTTTCAACTTGCAAACGTTGATGCTATCAGAGTGTAGATATCTTGTTGATTTGCCAACAAAAATGGGAAGACTAATCAACTTACGTCATCTCAAAATCGATGGGACTAAGCTAGAAAGGATGCCAATGGAAATGAGTAGAATGAAAAATCTTCGAACGTTGACTACTTTTGTTGTCGGTAAGCATACAGGATCAAGAGTTGGGGAGTTGAGGGACCTTTCACACCTTAGTGGTACACTTACCATTTTCAAGTTGCAGAATGTGATGGATGCTAGGGATGCCTTTGAGAGTAATATGAAGGGTAAGGAGTGCCTTGACAAGTTAGAATTGAATTGGGAAGATGATAATGCAATTGCCGGTGATTCACATGATGCAGCAAGTGTGCTGGAAAAGCTGCAGCCTCATAGCAACCTGAAAGAACTCTCCATTGGATGCTACTATGGTGCAAAATTTCCAAGCTGGTTAGGGGAACCTTCATTCATCAACATGGTGAGTCTACAACTCTTTAACTGTAAAAATTGTGCATCCTTGCCACCTCTTGGACAGCTACGGTCTCTCCAGAACCTCTCCATTGTGAAGAATGATGTTCTGCAAAAGGTGGGGCAGGAGTTTTATGGGAATGGGCCTTCTTCATTTAAGCCATTTGGAAGCCTGCAGACTCTGGTGTTTGAGGAGATATCAGAGTGGGAGGAATGGGATTGTTTTGGAGTGGAAGGGGGGGAGTTCCCTCATCTCAATGAGCTCCGTATTGAGAGTTGTCCAAAGCTGAAAGGGGATTTGCCCAAGCACCTTCCTGTTTTAACAAGTCTGGTAATTTTAGAATGTGGGCAATTGGTGTGTCAGCTTCCAGAGGCACCGTCCATTCAGAAACTGAATTTAAAAGAATGTGATGAGGTAGTGTTGTCCACCTGCCTTCAATAA